One Heyndrickxia oleronia genomic window, AAACTATTGCAGCTCGTAACTTCGTTAGCTTGCCTTCACTCATCGTAGGATATTTATTATAAAGATATTGTGAAACAGTAAGTTCTAAAACGGCGTCACCTAAAAATTCTAGTCGTTCATTATCAGCATGAAGTTTTTTACGATGCTCATTCACATATGATGAATGTGTAAATGCTTGTTTTAATAATTGTAACTGATTAAATTCTATTCCCATTTTCTTTTGGAATTGGTTAAATTTCTCGTCTATTTTCAATGAATATTTTTCATTTGCACGATATGATCTACGCATTTGGTCATCCACCTTGTTAATCTCTGTTATTTAAAACTACATATAAAGTTTATTAAAAAATTGCCTTTAGTGCAAAGGTCATTTTTTAAATATCATAACTAAACTAAATAGTCATTTCATAGCTTTCTCTATTAAATCTTTAATATATCAAAGTTTAGCAAAGAAAAAAGTAAAAGAGGGTGTCCTAAGTGAACAAATCACTTAGGGCACCCTTGTTCGATCATTATTGAACGATTATGCTTGAGCTTGTATGTAATTAACAGCGTCACCCACTGTTGCGATTTTTTCAGCATCATCGTCAGAAATTTCCATGTCAAATTCGTCCTCAAGTTCCATTACTAATTCAACTACATCAAGGGAATCTGCGCCTAAATCGTCTTTAAAAGAAGCTTCTAAAGTAACTTTAGATTCTTCTACACCTAAACGATCCACGATAATTTTCGTTACACGTTCTAATACGTCTGCCATATGGTTCACCTCCCCTCAAGACATTATAGATGAATTTGTTTAAATAATAAAGTGAAATTTATAGAGGAGTTGTAATTGCCTCTACCAACTACATTACCATGCCACCATCAACATGGAGG contains:
- a CDS encoding acyl carrier protein, with protein sequence MADVLERVTKIIVDRLGVEESKVTLEASFKDDLGADSLDVVELVMELEDEFDMEISDDDAEKIATVGDAVNYIQAQA